Proteins encoded within one genomic window of Desulfuromonas sp.:
- a CDS encoding enoyl-CoA hydratase, with product MDKNPIENLLDLMQPQIGSEIHVGEWLQIDQKRIDAFAEVTGDEQWIHIDPERAAGESPYGATVAHGFLTLSLLPFLTQSNTPEYFQENYPGMRMRVNMGVNKVRFPAPVVVGSKLRARTVLQSAEQVGEAVQIIYKFTIESEGQEKPACVAESVVRVFP from the coding sequence ATGGATAAAAACCCAATCGAGAATCTGCTTGATTTGATGCAGCCGCAAATCGGTAGTGAAATTCATGTCGGTGAGTGGCTGCAAATAGATCAAAAGCGGATTGATGCATTTGCCGAGGTGACCGGTGATGAGCAATGGATTCATATTGATCCGGAACGCGCCGCCGGGGAGTCGCCTTACGGGGCCACTGTTGCCCACGGTTTTCTAACCCTGTCACTGTTGCCGTTTCTGACGCAAAGCAACACCCCGGAGTATTTCCAGGAGAATTATCCGGGAATGCGTATGCGGGTGAACATGGGGGTCAATAAGGTCAGGTTCCCGGCGCCGGTTGTTGTCGGGTCGAAATTGCGGGCTCGCACCGTTCTCCAATCGGCCGAGCAGGTTGGTGAAGCCGTACAGATCATCTATAAATTTACAATTGAGTCAGAAGGGCAGGAAAAACCGGCTTGTGTCGCCGAATCGGTTGTTCGTGTCTTTCCTTAA
- a CDS encoding MBL fold metallo-hydrolase, with translation MLKKLTVICENSVGSAKKSIGEHGFSCFVETATKRYLFDTGQGAGFVRNSRVLGLDLTHIDGIILSHGHYDHAGGLVEALGLSAPVKVYGHPDIFNERLWVGEHEHLEIGIPYSRQHLENLGAEFYLSPDFREIGQGLWLTGEVPRRTSFEDVDDKLQVTGSDGVLRPDPLADDCSLIIDSEKGLVLVLGCAHAGLVNIMQYALDKTGRDRIHAVVGGLHLAPASDDQFNETVRALRHYRVKRLGVGHCTGLRRAAELYAHFPRSTFFASVGSSLTI, from the coding sequence ATGCTGAAAAAATTAACGGTGATTTGTGAAAACAGCGTCGGCTCTGCGAAAAAATCGATCGGCGAGCACGGCTTTTCCTGTTTTGTCGAAACCGCAACAAAACGCTACCTGTTCGATACCGGCCAGGGTGCCGGTTTTGTCCGCAACAGTCGGGTTCTCGGACTCGACCTCACTCATATAGACGGGATTATCCTCAGTCACGGCCATTATGATCATGCCGGGGGCCTGGTTGAAGCCCTGGGACTGTCGGCGCCGGTCAAGGTGTACGGCCACCCCGATATTTTTAATGAACGCCTCTGGGTAGGGGAGCATGAACATCTTGAGATCGGCATCCCGTATTCGCGCCAGCACCTCGAAAATCTCGGTGCCGAATTTTATCTTTCCCCCGATTTTCGCGAGATTGGTCAAGGTCTCTGGTTGACCGGTGAGGTACCGCGCCGCACCAGCTTTGAAGACGTAGATGATAAATTGCAGGTAACCGGTTCAGACGGTGTATTGCGACCGGATCCCTTGGCAGACGACTGTTCATTGATTATTGATAGTGAAAAAGGCCTGGTCCTGGTGCTTGGCTGTGCTCATGCCGGGCTGGTCAATATTATGCAGTACGCCCTCGACAAGACAGGTCGTGACCGGATTCATGCCGTTGTCGGCGGTCTGCACCTGGCACCGGCATCGGATGATCAGTTTAACGAAACGGTCAGGGCGCTTCGCCATTACCGGGTGAAGCGGCTCGGGGTCGGTCACTGTACCGGTTTGCGGCGCGCGGCCGAATTGTACGCACATTTCCCCCGGAGTACCTTCTTTGCTTCGGTCGGTTCTTCCCTGACGATTTAA
- a CDS encoding ribosome assembly RNA-binding protein YhbY has product MKLTGKQVRFLRGLGHHLQPTVMVGKEEISAQLIKAADEALSTHELIKVKLQEGCLLDRKEVAAQLAAATGSEIAQVLGKTFLLYRPSDDKLIELP; this is encoded by the coding sequence ATGAAACTGACAGGCAAGCAGGTCCGGTTCCTGCGCGGACTCGGGCATCACCTCCAGCCGACTGTGATGGTCGGCAAGGAAGAGATCTCGGCACAGCTTATCAAGGCCGCCGATGAAGCATTAAGCACACATGAACTGATCAAGGTCAAACTGCAGGAAGGCTGCCTGCTCGATCGAAAGGAAGTGGCCGCGCAACTTGCCGCTGCGACCGGTTCGGAAATCGCCCAGGTGCTCGGTAAAACATTTCTGCTCTATCGCCCTTCGGACGACAAACTGATCGAACTCCCCTGA
- a CDS encoding deoxyguanosinetriphosphate triphosphohydrolase, translated as MERTDLAPYAAKSSDSRGRKHDEPYKDDRPNYERDRDRIIHCAAFRRLEYKTQVFVNHEGDYYRTRLTHSLEVAQIARGIARRLGLNEDLSETLALAHDLGHTPFGHTGEHVLDRLMKDFGGFEHNRQSLRVVDHLEERYPGIEGLNLSYETREGIIKHASDYDNPGHEAAGEFEPDQQPTLEAQIIDLADEIAYNNHDIDDGLKAGYLDLNELRTVQIWEETFQLVVKKFPGLDFERQIYQTISHLIGRLINDLVVTTEQTLAAMNIESLDDVRRSKKRLVNFSPELSAQNRELKKFLMQRLYTHYKVERMRVKSERFITLLFECYSENPSLLPENYQLKYPKYGEVKVICDYIAGMTDRYAMDEYKRLFEPYERV; from the coding sequence ATGGAACGAACCGATTTGGCTCCCTATGCCGCAAAGAGTAGCGACAGTCGTGGTCGCAAACATGATGAACCGTACAAGGATGATCGACCGAATTACGAGCGGGATCGCGACCGGATCATCCATTGCGCCGCCTTCAGGCGGCTCGAATATAAAACCCAGGTCTTTGTCAATCACGAAGGTGACTACTATCGGACGCGTCTGACCCATTCGCTCGAGGTTGCCCAGATTGCCCGTGGAATCGCCCGGCGTCTCGGTCTCAATGAGGATCTCTCGGAAACCCTGGCGTTGGCCCACGATCTCGGGCATACCCCTTTCGGGCATACCGGTGAGCATGTTCTGGACAGGTTGATGAAGGACTTCGGGGGATTTGAGCACAACCGCCAGTCGTTACGGGTCGTCGACCATCTTGAGGAGCGATATCCGGGCATTGAGGGCCTGAACCTCTCTTATGAAACCCGTGAGGGTATTATCAAACATGCTTCCGATTATGACAATCCGGGCCATGAAGCGGCCGGGGAATTCGAACCGGATCAGCAACCGACCCTCGAGGCCCAGATCATCGATCTGGCCGATGAAATTGCCTACAATAACCACGACATAGACGATGGCCTGAAGGCCGGCTATCTCGATTTAAATGAATTGCGCACGGTGCAAATCTGGGAAGAGACATTTCAGCTGGTCGTAAAGAAATTCCCCGGGCTCGATTTTGAGCGGCAGATTTACCAGACCATTTCGCATCTGATCGGTCGCCTGATCAACGATCTGGTGGTTACGACAGAGCAGACTCTCGCCGCGATGAATATAGAAAGCCTTGATGATGTCCGCCGCAGCAAAAAGCGACTGGTCAACTTCAGCCCTGAGCTGTCTGCGCAAAACCGCGAACTCAAGAAATTTCTCATGCAACGGCTCTATACGCATTACAAGGTCGAGCGGATGCGGGTCAAGTCCGAACGTTTTATTACCTTGCTGTTCGAATGTTATTCCGAGAATCCGTCGCTTTTGCCGGAGAACTATCAGCTGAAGTACCCGAAATACGGTGAGGTGAAGGTCATCTGCGACTATATTGCCGGTATGACAGACCGTTATGCCATGGATGAATACAAGCGGCTTTTCGAACCGTATGAGCGGGTATGA